The proteins below are encoded in one region of Winogradskyella helgolandensis:
- a CDS encoding glycan-binding surface protein, whose protein sequence is MKVSKILYITLLFGLTCFFSCKDDDDMFRSSSSPKNISELILESPNLSILSGALAQVGLDSTLSSTTTYTVFAPNNSAFGDSDITSLTDEVLENVLLNHVLSTVTADYTGAMETGYLTTLATGPDDNNISFFTNAESDLVFNGVASLVDNAFDLGATNGIIHTVDAVLMPPTVVDHVMANPDYSSLASAIEIAGLSETLSISDPANENYPYTLFAPNNTAFEALMAQVNGAFGWASLTDIPVEVLQQILLYHVVSGANTLAADADGSTQTSMQGDSFSISGTVVDDASYNNGEIVLADIQGINGVVHGVNKVLLPEEVFQSILSATLNIVERSNDRGFTTFLEAVEKVGLTNNLSTDELTAFAPNNDAFVGLFAAINNFESLADFDTPEELSTLTDLINYHLHAGSLMASQLTDGGTISTLYGDDITADLSGENARLLPSFGDAIPSTISMANIGANNGVIHEINRVLIPEALLSALGIETGEGGLCPVGDPSMVFFDWDANGPWWGNVVTENMAALSIDGSSYGRANFQTGGTGWQDLFWRNDAGTFNGAAAVGSNLSNYSLKFDLNVIEPMTDGMVRIRFNDADGVDAFYDWAPWNDTGEPFTTDGWETIEIPLSVLGVPDFSLVDAEFGMAFEGADVLLNFAIDNVRFDTPGCGGPDPIDDTSLVFFDWDANGPWWGNVVAENDVSLSLDGSAYGRANFQTGGDGWQDLFWRNDAGTFNGASTVGSNLSGYVLKFDINTLEPLTAGMFRIRFNDSDGVDAFYDWAPWNDTGEAFDTEGGWTTVSIPCSILGVPDFSLVDAEFGMAFEGADVLLNFAIDNVRFEAL, encoded by the coding sequence ATGAAAGTATCTAAAATTTTATATATCACTTTGCTTTTTGGACTTACGTGCTTTTTTTCTTGTAAGGATGATGATGATATGTTTCGATCATCAAGTAGCCCAAAAAACATATCAGAACTTATATTAGAGAGTCCTAATTTGTCTATACTTTCTGGTGCTTTGGCTCAAGTGGGTTTAGATTCCACTTTAAGCAGTACAACAACATATACAGTTTTTGCGCCAAACAATTCGGCTTTTGGTGATTCCGATATAACGTCCTTAACAGATGAAGTTTTGGAGAATGTATTATTAAATCATGTGTTAAGTACGGTTACTGCAGATTATACAGGAGCGATGGAAACAGGTTATTTAACCACTTTAGCAACTGGTCCAGATGATAATAATATTAGTTTTTTTACAAATGCAGAAAGTGATCTTGTATTTAATGGAGTAGCTTCATTGGTAGATAATGCCTTCGATTTAGGAGCGACCAATGGAATTATTCATACGGTTGACGCTGTTTTAATGCCTCCAACTGTAGTAGATCATGTTATGGCTAACCCTGATTATTCTAGTTTGGCTAGTGCTATAGAAATAGCTGGTCTGAGTGAAACACTATCAATATCAGATCCTGCAAACGAAAATTATCCTTATACGTTATTTGCCCCTAATAATACAGCATTTGAAGCCTTAATGGCTCAAGTAAATGGTGCTTTTGGATGGGCAAGTTTAACAGATATTCCAGTAGAGGTTTTACAACAGATTTTGTTATATCATGTAGTTTCAGGGGCAAATACACTTGCAGCAGATGCAGATGGTTCAACCCAAACGTCGATGCAAGGAGATTCATTTTCTATTAGTGGAACAGTTGTAGATGATGCGTCTTATAATAATGGCGAAATTGTGCTTGCAGATATTCAGGGCATAAATGGTGTTGTGCATGGTGTCAATAAAGTGTTATTACCTGAAGAAGTATTCCAAAGCATATTAAGTGCAACCTTAAATATTGTTGAAAGATCTAATGACAGAGGGTTTACAACTTTTTTAGAAGCTGTTGAAAAAGTGGGGCTTACAAATAATTTATCTACGGACGAGTTAACCGCTTTTGCACCTAATAATGATGCTTTCGTAGGACTTTTTGCTGCCATAAATAATTTTGAATCTTTAGCAGATTTTGATACACCTGAAGAGTTGTCTACATTAACCGATTTAATTAATTATCACCTACATGCAGGTAGCTTAATGGCGAGTCAATTAACGGATGGTGGAACAATATCTACACTATATGGTGATGATATAACAGCAGATTTATCTGGTGAAAACGCTAGATTATTACCTTCTTTTGGCGATGCAATCCCATCGACTATTTCAATGGCGAATATTGGTGCCAATAATGGTGTTATTCACGAAATTAACCGCGTTTTAATCCCAGAAGCATTACTAAGTGCTCTTGGAATTGAAACAGGAGAAGGAGGCTTGTGTCCTGTAGGAGATCCATCAATGGTATTCTTTGATTGGGATGCTAATGGACCTTGGTGGGGAAATGTCGTTACTGAAAATATGGCAGCATTAAGTATAGATGGAAGCTCATATGGTAGAGCGAATTTCCAAACAGGAGGTACAGGTTGGCAAGATTTATTTTGGAGAAACGATGCCGGAACTTTTAATGGTGCGGCAGCTGTAGGTAGTAATCTAAGTAATTACTCATTAAAGTTTGATTTAAATGTCATAGAGCCTATGACAGACGGTATGGTAAGAATTAGATTTAATGATGCCGATGGAGTAGATGCATTTTATGATTGGGCACCTTGGAATGATACAGGTGAACCATTTACAACTGACGGATGGGAGACCATTGAAATTCCACTTTCTGTATTAGGTGTTCCAGACTTTAGTTTAGTTGATGCGGAATTCGGTATGGCATTCGAAGGAGCCGATGTGCTTTTAAATTTTGCCATAGATAATGTGCGTTTTGATACACCAGGATGTGGAGGTCCAGATCCAATAGATGATACGTCTTTAGTGTTCTTTGATTGGGATGCAAATGGACCATGGTGGGGAAATGTTGTAGCAGAAAATGACGTCTCACTAAGTTTAGATGGTAGTGCTTACGGTAGAGCAAATTTCCAAACTGGAGGTGACGGATGGCAAGATTTGTTCTGGAGAAATGATGCCGGAACTTTTAATGGAGCGTCGACTGTAGGTTCAAATTTATCGGGTTATGTCTTAAAATTTGATATCAATACGTTAGAGCCATTAACAGCAGGTATGTTTAGAATTAGATTTAATGATTCTGATGGTGTCGATGCCTTTTATGATTGGGCTCCGTGGAATGACACAGGTGAGGCATTTGATACCGAAGGAGGTTGGACAACCGTTTCAATTCCTTGTTCAATACTAGGAGTGCCTGATTTTAGTCTCGTTGACGCAGAATTTGGGATGGCATTTGAAGGTGCAGATGTATTATTAAATTTTGCAATAGATAATGTGCGTTTTGAAGCTTTATAA
- a CDS encoding RagB/SusD family nutrient uptake outer membrane protein: MNNLLRTKFLLTLAVLFLLPSCTHEFLDRPPEDSYNVVDFYQTEEQVNSGTNHLYSKPWFNFISNVSWCVGELSSGNGRTWDPRNADFSNYAITGEHGTLTQAWESLYAVIAQANSVINTLPEFVNPDIPQDVVNNALGEARFIRATAYFYLVRIFGSIPIIADNDEYILEPVVPRNPESDVYEFIKRDYQFAVDNCYEKIRGGSYDLNAKVSSGSAKSMLAKIYLYEQNYTQAFQLSQEVINSGEFKLYGGDASDGDASGSYYDLFLTANDNNPESIFALQWSTSGQYAEGNGLQSLFAPAGVTGFSDGWSAVGPSLDLQEAYEDKEQDVRYYTTIMDPGSYYGDLNGGYTVSATINHQGTNAGIKKYVVGNAATNGGGGQQSYPNNTYILRYGELLLINAEAALMGGGSSSFGAESLNKVRRRAGLENIDSPTVDDVFQERRIELAFEFEFWYDVVRRGPAFAMSFLGNTERGTFNNDTTPPTINSEMYTPTMDDMLFPYPTNEIQNNPALQQPPVPYNFGE, translated from the coding sequence ATGAATAATTTATTACGAACTAAGTTTTTACTGACATTGGCAGTGTTATTTCTTCTGCCATCATGTACTCACGAATTTTTAGATAGACCACCAGAAGATTCGTATAACGTAGTAGACTTTTATCAAACAGAAGAGCAGGTTAACTCTGGAACAAATCATTTATATTCTAAACCTTGGTTTAATTTCATCTCTAATGTTTCTTGGTGTGTAGGTGAATTAAGCTCTGGAAACGGACGTACTTGGGATCCAAGAAATGCCGATTTTAGTAATTATGCAATTACTGGTGAGCACGGTACATTAACACAAGCTTGGGAGTCTTTATACGCTGTAATTGCGCAAGCAAATTCAGTAATAAATACGTTACCAGAATTTGTTAATCCAGATATTCCTCAAGATGTCGTTAATAATGCTTTAGGTGAAGCACGGTTTATTCGTGCAACGGCATATTTTTATTTGGTACGAATTTTTGGTTCTATTCCAATTATTGCAGATAATGATGAATATATATTAGAGCCTGTTGTTCCTAGAAACCCAGAGTCTGATGTTTATGAGTTTATTAAAAGAGATTATCAATTCGCTGTAGATAACTGTTATGAAAAAATTAGAGGTGGTAGTTATGATTTAAATGCAAAAGTATCTAGTGGTTCAGCGAAATCAATGTTAGCAAAGATTTATTTATATGAGCAAAATTATACCCAAGCATTTCAATTATCCCAGGAGGTAATTAATTCTGGTGAATTTAAACTGTATGGTGGTGACGCATCAGACGGTGATGCATCAGGTAGTTATTATGATTTGTTTTTAACAGCTAATGATAATAATCCAGAATCAATTTTTGCTCTGCAATGGTCAACATCTGGTCAATATGCTGAAGGTAATGGCTTGCAATCTCTTTTTGCACCAGCTGGTGTCACTGGGTTCTCGGATGGATGGTCTGCAGTTGGACCGTCATTAGATTTACAAGAAGCTTATGAAGATAAAGAGCAAGATGTACGTTATTATACTACAATAATGGATCCTGGTTCTTATTACGGAGATTTAAATGGAGGTTATACAGTTTCAGCAACCATAAATCATCAAGGTACAAATGCTGGAATCAAAAAGTACGTAGTCGGAAATGCCGCAACTAATGGAGGCGGAGGTCAACAAAGTTACCCTAATAACACTTACATTCTTAGATATGGTGAGTTGTTACTAATAAATGCGGAAGCGGCACTTATGGGTGGAGGTTCAAGTTCATTTGGTGCAGAATCTCTTAATAAAGTACGAAGACGTGCGGGTTTAGAAAATATAGATAGTCCAACTGTTGATGATGTTTTTCAGGAAAGACGCATTGAGCTTGCCTTTGAATTTGAGTTTTGGTATGATGTTGTAAGACGTGGACCTGCTTTTGCGATGAGCTTTTTAGGTAATACAGAACGAGGAACTTTTAATAACGATACAACTCCTCCAACAATAAATTCTGAGATGTATACTCCTACAATGGATGATATGCTTTTTCCATATCCAACAAACGAAATTCAAAATAACCCAGCACTACAACAGCCTCCAGTGCCATATAATTTTGGAGAATAA
- a CDS encoding SusC/RagA family TonB-linked outer membrane protein: protein MKKFRINKQLLLTSINMQKFDFKNICCSTKYCFSFLLLLFVGQFAVAQNQVKGTVYDSNGVTLLGVAVIEKGTTNGVVTDFDGDYIINVNENATLVFSYIGFTTKEIVVDNKELINVTLEESVEGLSEVVVIGYGSQRKEQLSGSVSSVDTEALETIPQVGIDQMMQGRAAGVSITQNSGQPGSAVSVRIRGVNSITGSSEPLYIIDGVPVSGDSNNTGTSGRSIADNGLGESSGSTGVSPLSALNPNDVESIDILKDASATAIYGSRGSNGVVIITTKRGKNNKGTLSYNTFLAIQRPTNLIEVLDLPGYARLQNEIGEIYGLNPRVSFLNPDLLGPGTNWQKEIFSDAVMQNHQVSFSGGNEGINYFLSSGFVDQEGTVIGSSFDRISLRANVNAKLNKSINVGASFTMSRTNESLTLNNSTNGLIGLSLLNNPATAVYNPDGSFAGPVTTEEIAFGIRNPIAEALSVKNKLTRNRVLGNIFSEFKISNSFTYRLEVGGDFGNNISNRFQPTFSYGAIERGTNSLSIRNENTDFWIVKNLFTFNKTINDKHDFTVLLGHEVQESRWEGVIAQDGDFVSNDVPILGTGDANDFTDQYKGSAALESYFGRLIYSLDNKYNVTASLRADGSSKFAEGNKWGYFPSVSAAWRLSKESFMDGFTAIENIKLYGGYGEVGNQNIPNFAYGARLNTISTGMGTGFEYANFANEDLTWESSTQTNFGINFTLFDSRLNTTVEVYKKVSKDFLYQLAVTDFITGGSSPGAITPPWVNLGEMQNTGVDVTLSYRTDAKDFNWSSSLTVSHYKNRVNELLGDLTINGDLSLDNSNQNITLTQVGQPIGLFYGYQVEGLFRTLDDINGAPIQFGRPFEDALFGTTWLGDVKYKDISGPDGVPDGVIDGDDRTVIGNPHPEFTFGFQNSFSYKSFDLSIFMQGSYGNDIFNAIGRSLTAGNRTYTNQSPSVLDYWSIDNPNAGSPRLARNDTPNINISDRYVEDGSYLRIQNVTLGYTLPSKFSKDIGLSKLKVYGSIQNLHTFTNYSGYDPEVGAYNQNALLLGVDNGRYPSPRTFTLGINVEF from the coding sequence ATGAAAAAATTCAGAATTAATAAACAACTTCTACTAACATCAATTAATATGCAAAAATTCGATTTTAAAAACATTTGTTGCAGCACTAAATATTGTTTCTCATTCTTACTACTTCTTTTTGTAGGACAGTTTGCCGTTGCACAAAACCAAGTAAAAGGAACCGTGTATGATTCTAATGGAGTAACACTACTTGGAGTGGCTGTTATAGAAAAAGGAACTACCAATGGTGTCGTAACGGATTTTGATGGTGATTATATCATTAATGTTAATGAAAATGCCACGTTAGTGTTTAGTTATATTGGATTTACTACCAAAGAGATTGTGGTTGATAATAAAGAACTTATTAATGTAACATTAGAAGAAAGTGTAGAAGGTTTAAGTGAGGTTGTTGTTATTGGTTACGGCTCACAACGAAAAGAACAATTGAGTGGGTCTGTATCTAGTGTAGATACGGAAGCCTTAGAGACCATACCACAAGTTGGAATTGATCAAATGATGCAAGGTAGAGCTGCAGGTGTGAGTATTACTCAGAATTCTGGTCAGCCTGGTAGTGCTGTTTCTGTAAGAATTAGGGGTGTGAATTCTATTACTGGTTCTAGTGAGCCTTTATATATTATAGATGGTGTGCCAGTTTCTGGGGATTCTAATAATACAGGTACCAGTGGGCGATCTATAGCAGATAATGGATTAGGTGAGAGTTCTGGGTCTACAGGTGTAAGTCCGTTATCGGCATTAAATCCTAATGATGTGGAATCTATAGATATACTGAAGGATGCTTCTGCTACGGCAATTTATGGGTCTCGAGGATCGAATGGTGTCGTGATTATTACAACTAAAAGAGGTAAAAATAACAAAGGAACACTGTCGTATAATACTTTTTTGGCCATTCAACGCCCTACCAATTTAATTGAAGTTTTAGATTTGCCAGGCTATGCTAGGTTACAGAATGAAATAGGTGAAATATACGGTCTTAATCCTCGCGTTTCTTTTTTAAATCCAGACTTATTAGGTCCAGGTACTAATTGGCAAAAAGAAATATTTAGTGATGCTGTTATGCAAAACCATCAAGTATCTTTTTCTGGTGGTAATGAAGGTATAAATTACTTTTTATCTTCAGGATTTGTAGATCAAGAAGGTACAGTAATAGGGTCGTCATTTGACCGTATTTCGTTACGAGCAAATGTGAATGCTAAATTAAATAAGTCCATTAATGTTGGGGCTAGTTTTACAATGAGTAGAACAAATGAAAGCCTAACCTTAAATAATTCAACTAATGGACTAATAGGGCTATCTTTATTAAATAATCCTGCAACTGCAGTTTATAATCCAGATGGTTCATTTGCTGGTCCTGTTACGACTGAAGAGATTGCTTTTGGAATAAGAAACCCAATAGCTGAAGCCTTGAGCGTTAAAAATAAACTAACAAGAAATAGAGTTTTAGGAAATATTTTTAGTGAGTTTAAAATATCAAATAGCTTTACCTATAGGTTAGAAGTAGGTGGTGATTTTGGTAATAATATTAGTAATAGATTTCAGCCAACATTTAGTTATGGAGCTATTGAAAGAGGAACAAATAGTCTAAGTATTAGAAATGAAAATACTGATTTTTGGATTGTTAAAAACTTATTCACTTTCAATAAAACCATAAACGATAAACACGATTTTACAGTTTTATTAGGGCACGAAGTGCAAGAGTCGAGATGGGAAGGTGTCATAGCCCAAGATGGAGATTTTGTAAGTAATGATGTTCCAATTTTAGGAACAGGTGATGCTAATGATTTTACAGATCAATATAAAGGAAGTGCCGCGTTAGAGTCGTATTTCGGAAGATTAATCTATTCTCTAGATAACAAGTATAATGTTACAGCGTCACTTAGAGCTGATGGTTCTTCAAAATTTGCTGAGGGTAATAAATGGGGTTATTTTCCTTCTGTTTCAGCAGCATGGAGGTTATCAAAAGAAAGTTTTATGGATGGCTTTACGGCTATAGAGAATATAAAACTATATGGAGGTTATGGTGAAGTAGGTAATCAGAACATTCCAAACTTTGCTTATGGAGCGCGATTAAATACAATTTCAACAGGAATGGGAACAGGATTCGAATATGCGAATTTTGCAAACGAAGACTTAACTTGGGAATCGTCTACACAAACCAATTTTGGTATAAACTTTACACTATTTGATTCACGATTAAACACAACTGTTGAGGTATACAAAAAAGTATCAAAAGATTTCCTTTACCAACTTGCGGTAACCGACTTTATTACTGGTGGTAGTTCTCCTGGCGCAATTACACCACCATGGGTAAATTTAGGTGAAATGCAAAATACAGGTGTAGATGTTACTTTAAGTTACAGAACAGATGCTAAAGATTTTAACTGGAGTTCATCATTAACAGTGTCACATTACAAAAATAGAGTGAATGAGCTTTTGGGAGATTTAACCATAAATGGTGATCTTTCTTTAGATAACTCAAATCAGAATATTACCTTAACTCAGGTAGGGCAACCAATTGGTTTATTTTACGGATATCAAGTAGAAGGTCTTTTTAGAACTTTAGATGATATTAATGGTGCGCCAATACAATTTGGAAGACCATTTGAGGATGCTTTGTTTGGTACAACGTGGTTAGGTGACGTGAAATATAAAGATATAAGTGGTCCAGATGGCGTGCCAGATGGTGTAATTGATGGAGATGATAGAACAGTAATAGGAAATCCACATCCAGAATTTACATTTGGTTTCCAAAACTCATTCTCTTATAAAAGCTTTGATTTATCAATATTTATGCAAGGGTCTTATGGAAATGACATTTTTAATGCTATCGGACGTTCATTAACCGCAGGAAATAGAACCTATACCAATCAATCTCCTTCAGTATTAGATTACTGGTCTATTGATAATCCTAACGCAGGTTCTCCGAGATTAGCAAGAAATGACACGCCAAATATTAATATATCAGATAGATATGTAGAAGATGGTTCTTATTTAAGAATACAGAATGTAACTTTAGGATATACATTGCCAAGTAAGTTTTCAAAAGATATTGGATTGAGTAAACTAAAAGTATATGGAAGTATTCAAAACCTGCACACATTTACTAATTACTCAGGTTATGATCCAGAGGTTGGCGCATATAACCAAAATGCACTGTTATTAGGTGTGGATAATGGACGTTATCCATCTCCAAGAACATTTACGTTAGGAATCAATGTTGAATTTTAA
- a CDS encoding AraC family transcriptional regulator, which translates to MNILKNTHREITPLSPEDSFLVFDRVKEDFDFPIHFHPEYELNFIHNGKGVKRIIGDNMEEIGDVELVLVGPNLHHGWVTHNCKSKAIHEITIQFDENLFTQDFLRRRIMKPIRDMFNRSIHGILFSKKTASELYDRISQVSRLDGMDYFLELISILHDLANSRNQRLLSTYTVNRESFENSDKIKAVYEYVQENFSDKITLSEVSEIVNMSNVSFNRFMKKRTGKTFVDYVNDVRIGYAAMWLLEKDNSISEIAFNCGFNNIANFNRVFKKLKKCTPSQYKNEFSGIKRIL; encoded by the coding sequence ATGAATATTCTTAAAAACACGCATAGAGAAATCACTCCATTATCTCCAGAGGATAGTTTTTTAGTCTTTGATAGGGTTAAAGAGGATTTCGATTTTCCGATTCATTTTCATCCAGAATATGAGTTAAACTTTATACATAATGGTAAAGGTGTTAAACGGATTATTGGAGATAATATGGAAGAGATAGGTGATGTTGAATTGGTTTTGGTTGGTCCAAATTTACATCATGGTTGGGTGACACATAACTGCAAAAGTAAAGCCATTCATGAAATCACTATACAGTTTGATGAAAATTTATTTACGCAAGATTTTTTAAGAAGACGCATAATGAAACCTATAAGAGATATGTTTAATAGGTCTATTCATGGTATTTTGTTTTCTAAAAAAACGGCTTCAGAATTATATGATAGAATCTCACAAGTATCTCGTTTGGATGGTATGGATTATTTTTTAGAATTAATTTCAATACTGCACGATTTGGCTAACTCAAGAAACCAGAGGTTGTTATCTACTTATACCGTAAATAGAGAAAGTTTTGAAAATAGTGATAAGATAAAAGCAGTTTATGAATATGTGCAAGAGAATTTCAGTGATAAAATAACGCTATCGGAAGTTTCAGAAATTGTTAATATGAGTAATGTGTCATTTAACAGATTTATGAAAAAGAGAACTGGGAAAACATTTGTAGACTATGTTAATGATGTTCGTATTGGTTATGCTGCCATGTGGTTGCTGGAAAAAGATAATAGTATTTCTGAAATAGCTTTTAATTGTGGGTTTAATAATATTGCGAATTTCAACAGGGTTTTTAAGAAGCTTAAAAAATGCACGCCAAGCCAATATAAAAATGAATTTTCAGGTATAAAAAGGATCTTGTAA
- a CDS encoding glycoside hydrolase family 26 protein, whose translation MFKKIIPILLVFTMFSCKSIYTSDYKKPTLVDNKISESSKLLRKKLFLISKEGFAIGHQDCTSYGMGWKKSDYLDVEKSDVFDMIEDQPSVYGFDIGWIEHASDVNLDGVPFDLMRNLMIDAHRKGGIITVSWHLDNPTSGGNSWDATPSVANILEGGIHREKYELWVGRVASFFKSLKYNDTEVPIIFRPFHEMNGSWFWWGKDNCSVTDYKKLWHQTVELLRDKHNVNNLLYTYSPNKLNPDDNYMTYYPGDDFVDILGSDIYDFNNTEEYVNSVVNDLAIVKSIATEKGKLFAFTETGLEKIPTNNWFTEVLYPAIKDSGISWILFWRNHDKNHHYMPYKGHTNELDFKKFKTFPKTLFLKDINLINP comes from the coding sequence ATGTTTAAAAAGATTATTCCAATTCTATTAGTTTTTACGATGTTTTCTTGCAAATCAATTTATACGAGCGACTACAAAAAACCCACTTTGGTTGACAATAAAATATCAGAAAGCTCCAAACTATTAAGAAAAAAACTGTTCCTTATATCAAAAGAAGGTTTTGCTATTGGTCACCAAGATTGCACATCTTATGGTATGGGATGGAAAAAATCAGACTATCTTGATGTTGAAAAGAGCGACGTGTTTGATATGATAGAAGATCAACCTTCGGTATACGGATTTGACATTGGTTGGATTGAACATGCATCTGACGTTAATTTAGATGGCGTTCCATTTGATTTAATGCGAAACCTAATGATCGATGCACACAGAAAAGGAGGTATTATTACAGTGAGTTGGCATTTAGATAATCCAACTTCCGGAGGGAATTCCTGGGACGCAACACCATCTGTAGCTAATATTTTAGAAGGAGGTATCCATAGAGAAAAATATGAACTTTGGGTCGGAAGAGTCGCTAGCTTCTTTAAATCACTAAAGTACAATGATACTGAAGTCCCAATTATATTTAGACCTTTTCATGAAATGAATGGTTCTTGGTTTTGGTGGGGAAAAGATAATTGCAGTGTTACTGATTATAAAAAATTATGGCATCAAACCGTTGAACTTCTTAGAGACAAACACAACGTCAACAACCTACTATACACCTATTCACCGAATAAATTAAATCCCGATGATAATTATATGACCTATTATCCTGGTGATGACTTCGTGGATATTTTAGGTTCTGACATTTACGATTTCAACAATACTGAAGAATACGTTAATTCAGTGGTAAATGATTTAGCCATTGTTAAATCCATTGCAACAGAAAAAGGTAAACTTTTTGCCTTTACAGAAACAGGATTAGAAAAAATCCCAACAAACAACTGGTTCACTGAGGTGTTATACCCAGCAATTAAAGATTCTGGAATCAGTTGGATTTTATTTTGGAGAAATCATGATAAAAATCACCACTACATGCCTTATAAAGGACATACTAACGAACTCGATTTTAAGAAATTCAAAACATTCCCGAAAACATTATTCTTAAAAGATATCAATCTTATTAACCCATAA